TCTTGTGAATGGATGATTATAATACAAGGAGATAATCTAAAATGACAGAAAAAAGAGCTTATAAAAGAGTAGATGTTAATTTTCCTGGTCGCTTTAAATTTTCGGATAATTCAGAAGAATCCTTTGAGATTACAACAATCAATTTAAGTGCGGAGGGTATTTGTTTTCGTTCTGAATTAAAGATAGAAAAAGGACAAGAAATTGATTTATTTATTCAAGTCAAAGAGGGTCAGGAGATTTTGTTGAGGGCCGCAGCGGCATGGGCATTAAAATTGGATGATTTTGATTTGTATCGGGTGGGTGTTAAAATTGTTAAGACTGATAGCGAGGATGAAAAAAAGTTTTTTGAATTTTTTTATCAACAAATGACTGCTTTGTCTGATCGAAAAAAGAAAATTTTGATTGTTGATGATGAAAAAGATTTGGTGACTCTTTTAAAAGTTCATTTTAAGAAGGCAGGGTATGAAGTTATTGAAGCCTTTGATGGAGAGCAAGGGTATCAGAAGTA
The window above is part of the Candidatus Omnitrophota bacterium genome. Proteins encoded here:
- a CDS encoding response regulator → MTEKRAYKRVDVNFPGRFKFSDNSEESFEITTINLSAEGICFRSELKIEKGQEIDLFIQVKEGQEILLRAAAAWALKLDDFDLYRVGVKIVKTDSEDEKKFFEFFYQQMTALSDRKKKILIVDDEKDLVTLLKVHFKKAGYEVIEAFDGEQGYQKYLTEAPDLILLDLKMPKLNGFEVCRKIRRESKDESIPIIMLTALQDDADRLIGKVVGAQKYMTKPFKVEELLREVEWLIPV